One Cellulomonas soli DNA window includes the following coding sequences:
- a CDS encoding DUF3099 domain-containing protein has product MSARRGGGGDDVPRITTAPEPLADDVARRQRRYLVQMGIRVVCFLVSVITWGHVPLAVSLVLIVAAVVLPYVAVLLANAGRERRDVDTTFLDPRQIDPGHDRPGTLGGGR; this is encoded by the coding sequence GTGAGCGCGAGACGGGGTGGCGGTGGCGACGACGTGCCCCGGATCACCACGGCTCCGGAGCCGCTGGCGGACGACGTCGCCCGTCGGCAGCGCCGCTACCTGGTGCAGATGGGCATCCGTGTCGTCTGCTTCCTCGTCTCGGTGATCACCTGGGGGCACGTGCCGCTGGCCGTCTCGCTCGTGCTGATCGTCGCCGCCGTTGTGCTGCCGTACGTCGCGGTGCTCCTGGCGAACGCCGGGCGGGAGCGACGCGACGTCGACACGACGTTCCTGGACCCCCGTCAGATCGACCCCGGGCACGACCGCCCGGGCACACTCGGAGGTGGCCGGTGA
- the serB gene encoding phosphoserine phosphatase SerB → MSSSAPDHPSTPVADPDARRLVVMDVDSTLVTGEVIEMLAAHAGSASLVAAITERAMRGEIDFATSLHERVATLAGLPATVFADVLAEVELTPGARELVAELAARGWPLGLVSGGFVEVVAPLAASLGITLVRANALEVVDGVLTGRVEGPVVDRAAKAATLRDYAVRVGVPIERTIAIGDGANDLDMLAAAGFGIAFNAKPVVAAAADAQVRDRLDAVLALEAFAY, encoded by the coding sequence GTGAGCAGCAGCGCACCCGACCACCCCTCGACGCCCGTGGCCGACCCGGACGCGCGCCGGCTCGTCGTGATGGACGTCGACTCCACGCTCGTGACCGGCGAGGTCATCGAGATGCTGGCCGCGCACGCCGGTTCGGCCTCGCTCGTCGCGGCGATCACCGAACGGGCGATGCGCGGCGAGATCGACTTCGCGACGTCCCTGCACGAGCGCGTGGCGACCCTGGCCGGCCTGCCGGCCACCGTGTTCGCCGACGTGCTCGCCGAGGTCGAGCTGACACCGGGGGCTCGCGAGCTCGTGGCCGAGCTCGCGGCACGAGGCTGGCCGCTCGGTCTGGTCTCGGGCGGGTTCGTCGAGGTCGTCGCACCGCTGGCCGCCTCGCTCGGCATCACGCTCGTGCGGGCCAACGCGCTCGAGGTCGTCGACGGCGTGCTCACGGGGCGGGTCGAGGGTCCCGTGGTCGACCGCGCCGCGAAGGCCGCGACGCTGCGCGACTACGCCGTCAGGGTCGGTGTGCCGATCGAGCGCACGATCGCGATCGGCGACGGCGCCAACGACCTGGACATGCTCGCCGCGGCCGGCTTCGGCATCGCCTTCAACGCCAAGCCCGTCGTGGCCGCGGCGGCCGACGCGCAGGTCAGGGACCGTCTGGACGCGGTGCTGGCGCTGGAGGCCTTCGCGTACTGA
- the glgC gene encoding glucose-1-phosphate adenylyltransferase, producing the protein MAAPRVLAIVLAGGEGKRLMPLTAHRAKPAVPFGGIYRLIDFALSNVINSHYLHVIVLTQYKSHSLDRHVSKTWRMSSLLGNYVAAVPAQQRVGKHWYLGSADAIYQCLNIIDDERPDIVVVVGADHVYRMDFSQMVDAHVASGAELTVAGIRQPIDMADQFGVIETDPSDPARIAAFREKPTDPVGLADSPGEILASMGNYVIDADALVRAVTEDAEDVNSRHDMGGDIVPAFVARGTAGVYDFIRNDVPGSTDRDRDYWRDVGTIDSYFEANHDLISVEPVFNLYNDDWPVFTGYTGLPPAKFVHAGPGRLGHAADSIVSPGVVVSGATVSGSVLSPGIRAHSWAQITDSVLMDGVQVNRYAQIHRAILDKNVIVPERARIGLDREHDLARGFTVTESGITVVPKGSVIEP; encoded by the coding sequence ATGGCAGCGCCGCGCGTCCTCGCAATCGTCCTCGCAGGTGGGGAGGGCAAGCGACTGATGCCGCTGACCGCCCACCGGGCCAAGCCCGCGGTGCCGTTCGGCGGCATCTACCGGCTCATCGACTTCGCCCTGTCGAACGTCATCAACTCGCACTACCTGCACGTCATCGTGCTCACCCAGTACAAGTCCCACAGCCTGGACCGTCACGTGTCCAAGACGTGGCGGATGTCGTCGCTGCTGGGCAACTACGTGGCGGCCGTCCCTGCGCAGCAGCGCGTGGGCAAGCACTGGTACCTGGGGTCGGCCGACGCCATCTACCAGTGCCTCAACATCATCGACGACGAGCGCCCCGACATCGTCGTCGTGGTCGGCGCCGACCACGTCTACCGCATGGACTTCTCCCAGATGGTCGACGCGCACGTCGCCTCGGGCGCCGAGCTCACGGTGGCCGGCATCCGGCAGCCCATCGACATGGCCGACCAGTTCGGCGTCATCGAGACCGACCCGAGCGACCCGGCGCGCATCGCCGCGTTCCGGGAGAAGCCGACGGACCCGGTCGGCCTGGCCGACTCCCCCGGCGAGATCCTCGCCTCGATGGGCAACTACGTGATCGACGCCGACGCCCTCGTGCGCGCGGTGACCGAGGACGCCGAGGACGTCAACTCGCGGCACGACATGGGTGGCGACATCGTCCCCGCCTTCGTCGCACGCGGCACCGCGGGCGTCTACGACTTCATCCGCAACGACGTGCCCGGCTCGACCGACCGCGACCGCGACTACTGGCGCGACGTGGGCACCATCGACTCGTACTTCGAGGCGAACCACGACCTGATCTCCGTCGAGCCCGTGTTCAACCTCTACAACGACGACTGGCCCGTCTTCACCGGGTACACCGGGCTGCCGCCGGCCAAGTTCGTGCACGCCGGGCCGGGGCGCCTGGGGCACGCGGCCGACTCGATCGTCTCCCCCGGCGTCGTCGTCTCGGGTGCCACGGTCTCCGGGTCGGTGCTCTCCCCCGGCATCCGCGCGCACTCCTGGGCGCAGATCACCGACTCGGTGCTCATGGACGGCGTGCAGGTCAACCGGTACGCGCAGATCCACCGGGCGATCCTCGACAAGAACGTCATCGTGCCCGAGCGTGCCCGCATCGGTCTGGACCGTGAGCACGACCTCGCCCGCGGCTTCACCGTCACCGAGTCGGGCATCACGGTCGTGCCGAAGGGCTCGGTCATCGAGCCGTAG
- a CDS encoding biotin transporter BioY: MSGAPEQPAPADAEAVLPAPAARSAVTTDVALVATFAAFIAVCAILPGIPTPSGVPITLQTFAVILAGLVLGARRGTLAVLLYLAVGLAGLPVFAGGTGGTAVLAGPSVGYLLAFPFAAALAGFLVGALRRVRPSWRFPAREVVGLFVAGLLASLLTIHPLGIAGLMWRLDLSLGEAFLVDARYLPGDVAKNVCAAIVAAAVFRAFPELARSRR, from the coding sequence ATGTCCGGAGCACCTGAGCAGCCCGCACCCGCCGACGCGGAGGCCGTCCTGCCCGCACCTGCCGCCCGATCGGCCGTCACCACCGACGTCGCGCTCGTCGCCACCTTCGCCGCGTTCATCGCCGTGTGCGCGATCCTGCCCGGCATCCCGACGCCGTCCGGTGTGCCCATCACCCTGCAGACGTTCGCCGTGATCCTCGCCGGGCTCGTGCTGGGTGCACGACGCGGCACGCTCGCCGTGCTGCTGTACCTCGCAGTCGGGCTGGCCGGCCTTCCGGTGTTCGCCGGGGGCACGGGTGGCACCGCGGTGCTGGCCGGGCCGTCCGTGGGCTACCTTCTCGCGTTCCCGTTCGCGGCCGCCCTGGCCGGCTTCCTGGTCGGGGCCCTGCGCCGCGTGCGGCCGTCCTGGCGGTTCCCGGCCCGCGAGGTCGTCGGACTGTTCGTCGCCGGGCTGCTCGCCAGCCTGCTGACGATCCACCCGCTCGGCATCGCCGGGCTCATGTGGCGCCTGGACCTGAGCCTGGGCGAGGCGTTCCTCGTCGACGCCCGCTACCTGCCCGGGGACGTCGCGAAGAACGTGTGCGCCGCGATCGTGGCGGCTGCGGTCTTCCGCGCGTTCCCCGAGCTGGCGCGCAGCCGTCGTTGA
- a CDS encoding beta-ketoacyl-ACP reductase — translation MPETSDKNAPEVRPEASPGAPAPRSVLVTGANRGIGRAIAERFVAAGDKVSTLYRSGDLPEGVLGVVADVRDTAAVDAAFAQIEAAHGPVEVLVANAGVTRDQLLLRMSDEEFTDVLDVNLTGAFRCVRRASKGMIRQRRGRIVLISSVVGLYGSAGQVNYAASKSALVGMARSITRELGGRGITANVVAPGFIDTDMTRALPEERQQAYRDQIPLGRFAQAEEVAGVVEFLASPAAAYISGAVIPVDGGLGMGH, via the coding sequence GTGCCTGAGACTTCCGACAAGAACGCCCCTGAGGTCCGTCCCGAGGCCAGTCCCGGGGCCCCCGCCCCCCGCAGCGTGCTGGTGACCGGCGCGAACCGGGGCATCGGCCGCGCGATCGCCGAGCGGTTCGTCGCCGCAGGCGACAAGGTGTCCACCCTCTACCGCTCGGGCGACCTGCCCGAGGGTGTGCTCGGCGTGGTCGCCGACGTGCGCGACACCGCCGCGGTCGACGCGGCGTTCGCGCAGATCGAGGCCGCGCACGGTCCGGTCGAGGTGCTGGTGGCGAACGCCGGCGTGACGCGTGACCAGCTGCTCCTGCGGATGAGCGACGAGGAGTTCACCGACGTCCTCGACGTCAACCTCACCGGGGCGTTCCGCTGCGTGCGCCGGGCCAGCAAGGGCATGATCCGTCAGCGTCGCGGACGGATCGTGCTCATCTCCTCGGTCGTCGGGCTGTACGGCTCGGCCGGTCAGGTCAACTACGCCGCCTCGAAGTCCGCACTGGTCGGCATGGCGCGCTCGATCACCCGTGAGCTCGGTGGCCGGGGCATCACCGCGAACGTCGTGGCGCCCGGCTTCATCGACACCGACATGACCCGCGCGCTGCCCGAGGAGCGCCAGCAGGCGTACCGCGACCAGATCCCGCTCGGCCGGTTCGCCCAGGCCGAGGAGGTCGCCGGTGTCGTGGAGTTCCTCGCCTCGCCCGCCGCGGCCTACATCTCCGGGGCCGTGATCCCCGTCGACGGCGGCCTCGGCATGGGCCACTGA
- a CDS encoding SixA phosphatase family protein — translation MTDPIRRLLLLRHAKAEHPQGVVDHQRPLALAGRRQSARVGAALAGSGLVPDLVLCSSSLRTRQTWELVRTNLASTLDGRSFDPVVELSDEVYAADVHDVIDLLRAIPEQVRTVLVVGHEPTMSHTAATLAGTGSDEGTLLRVRVGVPTASWTLLEHEDPWAQLAPNGARLLRLTTPD, via the coding sequence GTGACCGACCCGATCCGCCGCCTCCTGCTCCTGCGCCACGCGAAGGCCGAGCACCCGCAGGGGGTCGTCGACCACCAGCGTCCGCTCGCCCTCGCGGGTCGTCGGCAGTCGGCCCGCGTGGGTGCCGCGCTGGCGGGTTCCGGGCTCGTCCCGGACCTCGTCCTGTGCTCCTCGTCGCTGCGTACGCGGCAGACGTGGGAGCTGGTCCGGACGAACCTGGCCTCCACGCTCGACGGTAGATCGTTCGACCCGGTCGTCGAGCTGAGCGACGAGGTGTATGCCGCGGACGTGCACGACGTCATCGACCTGCTGCGCGCGATCCCCGAGCAGGTACGGACCGTGCTGGTGGTCGGCCACGAGCCGACGATGTCGCACACCGCGGCGACGCTGGCCGGCACGGGATCGGACGAGGGCACGCTGCTGCGCGTGCGCGTCGGCGTGCCGACCGCCAGCTGGACACTGCTCGAGCACGAGGACCCGTGGGCGCAGCTCGCCCCGAACGGTGCTCGGCTGCTGCGGCTGACCACGCCCGACTGA
- a CDS encoding SURF1 family cytochrome oxidase biogenesis protein produces MNPAVRRAAGFVLLAVTLATACTFLGRWQWNRHVTRDAAIATAEANWAAAPVPVAEVVADPTAALPDGDVWRSVTLVGRYATEATVLLRNRPVDGSPAYHVLVPFVPEDPDGQDLGTVLVVDRGWVPTGSDASAAVDVPDPPAGTVTVTVRLRQPEHPSTRSAPAGQVQAVDVAQVLAAGGGDLADLTPYAAFGSLVSEQPAASTALGELPAPSTDPGSHLSYAFQWWVFAAGSLGAFTWMGVRELRDPRPVPGGPAPSRTPAAPASRRRGGRAEDEEDALVDAQLDAGAASTAGSPIEDAGSPLEDDDQASEIRSR; encoded by the coding sequence GTGAACCCGGCGGTGCGCCGCGCGGCCGGGTTCGTGCTGCTCGCCGTGACGCTCGCGACGGCCTGCACGTTCCTGGGCCGGTGGCAGTGGAACCGCCACGTGACCCGCGACGCCGCGATCGCCACCGCCGAGGCGAACTGGGCTGCCGCACCGGTGCCCGTCGCCGAGGTCGTCGCCGATCCCACGGCCGCGCTGCCCGACGGTGACGTGTGGCGGTCGGTGACGCTCGTGGGCCGCTACGCCACCGAGGCGACCGTGCTGCTGCGCAACCGACCCGTCGACGGGAGCCCCGCCTATCACGTGCTCGTCCCGTTCGTCCCCGAGGACCCCGACGGGCAGGACCTCGGCACGGTGCTCGTCGTGGACCGCGGGTGGGTGCCGACGGGCAGCGACGCGAGCGCCGCCGTCGACGTGCCCGACCCGCCCGCGGGCACCGTGACCGTCACCGTCCGCCTGCGTCAGCCCGAGCACCCCTCGACCCGGTCGGCCCCGGCCGGGCAGGTGCAGGCCGTCGACGTCGCCCAGGTGCTGGCCGCCGGGGGCGGCGACCTGGCGGACCTGACGCCCTACGCCGCGTTCGGCTCGCTCGTCTCGGAGCAGCCCGCCGCGTCGACCGCGTTGGGCGAGCTGCCCGCGCCCAGCACCGACCCGGGCTCGCACCTGTCGTACGCGTTCCAGTGGTGGGTGTTCGCCGCCGGTTCGCTGGGCGCGTTCACCTGGATGGGCGTGCGCGAGCTGCGCGACCCGCGACCCGTGCCCGGCGGTCCGGCACCCAGCCGGACGCCTGCCGCCCCCGCCTCCCGCCGGCGCGGGGGCCGGGCGGAGGACGAGGAGGACGCGCTGGTCGACGCCCAGCTCGACGCGGGCGCCGCCAGCACCGCTGGCAGCCCGATCGAGGACGCCGGCAGCCCGCTCGAGGACGACGATCAGGCGAGCGAGATCAGGTCCAGGTAG
- the fabI gene encoding enoyl-ACP reductase FabI has product MGLLDGKKLLVTGVLTDGSIAFHVARLAQEEGAQVVLTSFGRQFRLTQAIARRLPAEAPVVQLDATSTEDLDALADRVREHVDHLDGVVHSIGFAPQSVMGGNFLAGEWDDVATALHVSAYSLKSLAVAARPLLGTGSSIVGLTFDARYAWPVYDWMGVAKAAFESTSRYLARDLGPEGVRVNLVSAGPIRTTAAKSIPGFETMESRWDDRAPLGWDVTDPVPTAKAVAALLSDWFPATTGEVVHVDGGVHAMGQ; this is encoded by the coding sequence ATGGGTCTGCTCGACGGCAAGAAGCTCCTCGTCACCGGCGTCCTCACCGACGGCTCGATCGCGTTCCACGTGGCCCGCCTCGCGCAGGAGGAGGGGGCCCAGGTCGTCCTGACCTCGTTCGGCCGGCAGTTCCGCCTCACCCAGGCGATCGCCCGCCGGCTGCCCGCCGAGGCGCCCGTGGTCCAGCTCGACGCGACCTCCACCGAGGACCTGGACGCGCTCGCGGACCGCGTGCGCGAGCACGTCGACCACCTGGACGGCGTCGTGCACTCCATCGGCTTCGCGCCGCAGTCGGTCATGGGCGGCAACTTCCTGGCGGGGGAGTGGGACGACGTCGCGACCGCGCTGCACGTCAGCGCGTACTCGCTGAAGTCCCTCGCCGTGGCCGCGCGCCCGCTGCTGGGCACCGGCTCGTCGATCGTCGGGCTGACGTTCGACGCCCGGTACGCCTGGCCCGTCTACGACTGGATGGGTGTGGCCAAGGCGGCGTTCGAGTCGACCTCGCGCTACCTGGCCCGTGACCTGGGCCCCGAGGGCGTGCGGGTCAACCTGGTCTCGGCCGGCCCGATCCGGACCACGGCCGCCAAGTCGATCCCGGGCTTCGAGACCATGGAGTCCCGCTGGGACGACCGTGCCCCTCTCGGCTGGGACGTCACCGACCCGGTCCCCACCGCGAAGGCCGTCGCCGCGCTGCTGTCCGACTGGTTCCCGGCCACCACGGGCGAGGTCGTGCACGTCGACGGCGGTGTGCACGCCATGGGCCAGTGA
- a CDS encoding SigE family RNA polymerase sigma factor — translation MPEAAAAELAEVLLVGVARARTDRDAEFTDFVRRHQHDLLRTAWLLVGDQHRAEELTQHALVRTYSAWSRARTGDPLAYARRVLVNLRTDSWRRRRREVLVSPDRVPEEPHAGATTAADRLADRDFIVRALSTLTARQRRVLVLRHLVGMPEAEVARDLGVSVGTVKSTAARALAQIRANFPIDEAPPLSERKDAR, via the coding sequence ATGCCGGAGGCTGCAGCAGCGGAACTCGCTGAAGTCCTGCTCGTGGGCGTCGCGCGGGCGCGCACCGATCGTGACGCGGAGTTCACGGATTTCGTCCGTCGGCACCAGCACGACCTCCTTCGGACGGCCTGGTTACTGGTCGGTGATCAGCACCGGGCCGAAGAGCTGACTCAGCACGCACTCGTACGCACCTACTCGGCTTGGTCTCGCGCCCGGACGGGCGACCCTCTGGCCTACGCGCGGCGGGTCTTGGTCAACCTTCGGACCGACTCATGGCGACGCCGCAGGCGAGAGGTGCTGGTGTCCCCCGACCGCGTGCCGGAGGAGCCGCACGCGGGTGCCACCACGGCGGCGGACCGACTCGCGGATCGCGACTTCATCGTGCGGGCTCTGTCCACCCTCACCGCACGACAGCGGCGAGTCCTCGTTCTGCGGCACCTCGTCGGCATGCCGGAGGCCGAGGTCGCCAGAGACCTGGGCGTGAGCGTCGGCACCGTGAAGTCGACAGCGGCACGCGCACTCGCACAGATTCGCGCCAACTTCCCCATCGACGAGGCGCCACCGTTGAGCGAGCGGAAGGACGCACGATGA
- a CDS encoding S66 family peptidase, which translates to MLLRCPVPLRPGDLVGVTASSAGVSPRMQARLEHAVAVLEGAGLRVRLGDCLFADGLVSAPASARAAELTAMLTDPQVRAVVPPWGGELAIDLLPLVDWDAIARAEPTWLVGYSDLSTLLLPLTLLTGTMSVHGQNLMDTPYAVPAPQLSWREVLAAGAGSTVRQGPAAMVRGDGWDDYEAHPQVDRYTFDTPGGWSLLHDDGADLQASGRLVGGCLEIVRHLVGTRYGDVPTFAREHAPDGTVVYLEVAEVPAVDVARSLHGLRLAGWFEHASAVLVGRTQAPPSGSFTQRDAVADALGGLDVPVVLDVDCGHVPPHLALVNGARTSVSRAAGTWSLAQVLG; encoded by the coding sequence ATGCTCCTGCGCTGCCCGGTCCCGCTGCGACCCGGCGACCTGGTGGGTGTCACGGCCTCTTCGGCGGGGGTGTCCCCGCGGATGCAGGCGCGCCTCGAGCACGCCGTGGCGGTCCTGGAGGGCGCCGGCCTGCGGGTGCGGTTGGGCGACTGCCTGTTCGCGGACGGCCTGGTCAGCGCACCCGCGTCTGCCCGGGCTGCCGAGCTGACGGCCATGCTCACGGACCCGCAGGTGCGCGCGGTCGTCCCGCCGTGGGGCGGGGAGCTCGCGATCGACCTGCTGCCGCTCGTCGACTGGGACGCGATCGCCCGGGCCGAGCCCACGTGGCTCGTCGGCTACTCGGACCTGTCGACGCTGCTGCTGCCGCTCACGCTGCTGACCGGCACGATGTCCGTGCACGGACAGAACCTCATGGACACCCCGTACGCCGTGCCCGCGCCGCAGCTGTCCTGGCGCGAGGTTCTCGCAGCCGGCGCGGGTTCCACCGTGCGCCAAGGTCCTGCGGCCATGGTCCGCGGCGACGGGTGGGACGACTACGAGGCACATCCCCAGGTCGACCGCTACACGTTCGACACCCCGGGCGGCTGGTCGCTCCTGCACGACGACGGTGCGGACCTGCAGGCCTCCGGCCGGCTCGTGGGTGGCTGCCTGGAGATCGTCCGGCACCTGGTCGGCACGCGGTACGGCGACGTGCCGACCTTCGCCCGGGAGCACGCGCCGGACGGCACGGTCGTGTACCTCGAGGTCGCCGAGGTGCCCGCGGTCGACGTCGCACGCAGCCTGCACGGCCTGCGACTGGCCGGCTGGTTCGAGCACGCCTCGGCGGTGCTGGTCGGGCGCACGCAGGCACCGCCGTCAGGCTCGTTCACGCAACGGGACGCCGTGGCCGATGCGCTCGGTGGGCTCGACGTGCCCGTCGTGCTCGACGTGGACTGCGGGCACGTGCCCCCGCACCTGGCGCTGGTGAACGGCGCGCGCACCTCGGTCTCCCGGGCCGCCGGCACGTGGTCGCTCGCACAGGTGCTCGGCTGA
- a CDS encoding energy-coupling factor ABC transporter ATP-binding protein yields MIELRDVLVTAYTPDPSGGGDRVVRLLGPLSLTLAERRVAVVGANGSGKSTLARLLNGLVLPSSGTVTVDGLDTATDGAAVRRRVGFVFTDPDAQIVMPTPVEDVALSLRRLRLDDDARESRAREVLARFGLADRAQVPVHALSGGQRQLLALAAVLATDPDVLVCDEPTTLLDLRWRRHVDDLLDGLDQQVVLVTHDLEAAARADRLLVVDDGTIVHDGDPADGLARYRTLMSTDSPAGGRR; encoded by the coding sequence ATGATCGAGCTCCGTGACGTCCTGGTCACCGCCTACACCCCGGATCCGTCCGGCGGCGGTGACCGGGTCGTCCGGCTGCTCGGCCCGCTCTCGCTGACGCTCGCCGAGCGGCGTGTGGCGGTCGTCGGCGCGAACGGCTCGGGCAAGTCCACGCTCGCCCGGCTGCTCAACGGCCTCGTGCTGCCCTCGTCCGGCACGGTCACCGTCGACGGGCTGGACACCGCCACGGACGGCGCCGCGGTGCGCCGACGGGTCGGCTTCGTCTTCACCGACCCCGACGCCCAGATCGTCATGCCGACACCCGTCGAGGACGTCGCGCTCTCGTTGCGCCGTCTCCGGCTCGACGACGATGCGCGCGAGTCCCGTGCCCGCGAGGTCCTCGCGCGGTTCGGTCTGGCCGATCGCGCGCAGGTCCCCGTGCACGCACTGTCCGGAGGGCAGCGCCAGCTGCTCGCGCTGGCCGCGGTGCTGGCCACCGACCCCGATGTGCTGGTCTGCGACGAGCCGACCACACTGCTCGACCTGCGCTGGCGCAGGCACGTCGACGACCTGCTCGACGGGCTCGACCAGCAGGTCGTGCTGGTCACGCACGACCTGGAGGCAGCGGCCCGCGCCGACCGGCTGCTGGTCGTCGACGACGGCACGATCGTGCACGACGGCGACCCGGCCGACGGGCTCGCGCGCTACCGCACGCTGATGTCCACGGACTCCCCCGCCGGTGGCCGTCGATGA
- a CDS encoding ABC-F family ATP-binding cassette domain-containing protein, translating to MITAQAVELRVGARVLLEPTTFRIAAGDRIGLVGRNGAGKTTLTRTLAGETQPTGGTISRGGEVGYLPQDPRTGDLGALAMDRVLSARGLDEIVRGMRETEGAMASADDETREDAMARYSRLDARFTAAGGYAAESEAHRIASNLGLDERVLGQTIGTLSGGQRRRVELARILFSGVETLLLDEPTNHLDADSIAWLRDYLKTYSGGFVVISHDVDLLRATVNKVFHLDANRSVIDQYNLGWDAYLLQRETDEKRRRRERANVEKKAAVLLSQADKMRAKATKAVAAQNMARRAEKMLSGLEETRMSDKVARLRFPEPAPCGKTPITAADLSKSYGSTEVFTDVDLAIDRGSRVVVLGLNGAGKTTLLRILGGLEASDTGEVRPGHGLKLGYYAQEHETLDLERTVVENLRSAAPDLTDTQVRSVLGSFLFSGDDADKPARVLSGGEKTRLALAALVVSSANVLLLDEPTNNLDPASREEILAALRGYAGAVVLVSHDEGAVEALNPERVLLLPDGAEDLWSADYLDLISLA from the coding sequence GTGATCACTGCCCAGGCCGTCGAGCTGCGCGTCGGCGCCCGTGTGCTGCTCGAGCCGACGACGTTCCGGATCGCCGCGGGCGACCGGATCGGTCTGGTCGGACGCAACGGTGCCGGCAAGACGACCCTCACCCGCACCCTTGCGGGCGAGACCCAGCCGACCGGCGGGACGATCTCCCGCGGCGGCGAGGTCGGCTACCTCCCGCAGGACCCCCGCACGGGTGACCTCGGGGCGCTCGCGATGGACCGGGTGCTCTCGGCCCGCGGGCTCGACGAGATCGTCCGGGGGATGCGCGAGACCGAGGGCGCGATGGCCTCGGCGGACGACGAGACGCGCGAGGACGCCATGGCGCGCTACTCCCGGCTCGACGCGCGTTTCACCGCGGCCGGCGGCTACGCGGCCGAGAGCGAGGCGCACCGCATCGCCTCGAACCTGGGGCTCGACGAGCGTGTGCTCGGCCAGACGATCGGCACGCTGTCCGGTGGTCAGCGCCGCCGCGTCGAGCTGGCCCGCATCCTGTTCTCCGGCGTCGAGACGCTGCTGCTCGACGAGCCGACCAACCACCTGGACGCCGACTCGATCGCGTGGCTGCGCGACTATCTCAAGACGTACTCGGGCGGCTTCGTGGTCATCTCCCACGACGTCGACCTGCTGCGCGCCACGGTCAACAAGGTCTTCCACCTGGACGCCAACCGGTCGGTCATCGACCAGTACAACCTCGGCTGGGACGCCTACCTGCTGCAGCGCGAGACGGACGAGAAGCGCCGCCGCCGTGAGCGCGCGAACGTGGAGAAGAAGGCAGCGGTCCTGCTCAGCCAGGCCGACAAGATGCGCGCCAAGGCCACCAAGGCGGTCGCCGCGCAGAACATGGCCCGTCGGGCCGAGAAGATGCTCTCGGGCCTCGAGGAGACCCGGATGTCCGACAAGGTCGCCCGGCTGCGGTTCCCCGAGCCCGCCCCGTGCGGCAAGACGCCGATCACGGCGGCCGACCTGTCGAAGTCCTACGGCTCGACCGAGGTGTTCACGGACGTCGACCTGGCGATCGACCGCGGTTCGCGCGTCGTGGTCCTGGGGCTCAACGGCGCCGGGAAGACGACGCTGCTGCGCATCCTCGGCGGCCTCGAGGCGTCCGACACGGGTGAGGTCCGCCCCGGTCACGGGCTCAAGCTCGGCTACTACGCCCAGGAGCACGAGACGCTGGACCTCGAGCGCACGGTCGTGGAGAACCTGCGCTCGGCCGCACCGGACCTGACCGATACGCAGGTGCGCTCGGTGCTCGGCTCGTTCCTGTTCTCCGGGGACGACGCCGACAAGCCGGCACGTGTGCTCTCCGGCGGTGAGAAGACCCGTCTGGCGCTCGCGGCCCTGGTCGTCTCCAGCGCCAACGTGCTGCTGCTCGACGAGCCGACCAACAACCTGGACCCGGCCTCCCGCGAGGAGATCCTCGCGGCCCTGCGCGGCTACGCCGGGGCGGTCGTGCTGGTCAGCCACGACGAGGGGGCCGTCGAGGCGCTCAACCCGGAACGCGTGCTGCTGCTGCCCGACGGTGCCGAGGACCTGTGGTCGGCGGACTACCTGGACCTGATCTCGCTCGCCTGA
- a CDS encoding energy-coupling factor transporter transmembrane component T family protein has product MHRAHPGLKLALLTALGIAVVVVRGPLSSLVALGVVVLSAVVARLPWHRTARGVLPVLVTAALVGAYQWWARGPAVATEVVVDLLALVLAATVVTATTRADALLDVLARLARPLRHVGLPPETFALSVALVLRAIPVLVTTTLEARDAARARGLDRSPRATLVPAAVRMVAHAHATGDALAARGLGED; this is encoded by the coding sequence GTGCACCGGGCGCACCCGGGCCTCAAGCTCGCCCTGCTCACCGCCCTGGGCATCGCCGTCGTCGTGGTGCGCGGGCCGCTGTCCAGCCTCGTCGCGCTCGGCGTGGTCGTGCTGAGCGCGGTCGTGGCGCGTCTGCCCTGGCACCGCACCGCCCGCGGCGTGCTCCCCGTCCTCGTCACCGCCGCGCTCGTCGGCGCCTACCAGTGGTGGGCACGGGGACCTGCGGTCGCGACGGAGGTCGTCGTCGACCTGCTCGCGCTCGTGCTCGCCGCCACCGTCGTGACCGCCACGACCCGCGCGGACGCGCTCCTCGACGTGCTCGCCCGGCTCGCACGGCCGCTGCGGCACGTCGGCCTGCCCCCCGAGACGTTCGCCCTGTCGGTCGCCCTCGTGCTGCGCGCGATCCCGGTGCTGGTCACCACCACGCTCGAGGCCCGGGACGCCGCCCGCGCGCGTGGGCTCGACCGGTCGCCGCGCGCCACCCTCGTGCCGGCCGCGGTGCGCATGGTCGCCCACGCCCACGCCACCGGGGACGCGCTCGCCGCCCGAGGGCTCGGCGAGGACTGA